A region from the Desulfuromonas sp. TF genome encodes:
- the bfr gene encoding bacterioferritin, producing MKGNEKVIEQLNLRLKEELAAINQYFLHAEMCENWRYETLKEVIKKRSIQEMKHAEKLIERILFLEGRPNVSELGKLGIGESVEKIHQHDLNAEAAAITGYNESIRVSMEAGDNGTKELLESILQEEEEHVDWIEAQFDQIKQMGIQIYLGEQIS from the coding sequence ATGAAAGGAAACGAGAAGGTCATTGAGCAGCTTAATCTGAGACTGAAAGAGGAACTGGCCGCCATCAACCAGTACTTTCTCCACGCCGAAATGTGTGAAAACTGGCGCTACGAGACCTTGAAGGAAGTGATCAAGAAGCGTTCCATCCAGGAGATGAAGCACGCCGAAAAACTCATCGAACGCATCCTCTTTCTGGAGGGTCGTCCCAATGTCAGCGAGCTCGGCAAGCTAGGTATCGGCGAGAGTGTGGAAAAGATCCATCAGCACGATCTGAATGCCGAAGCCGCCGCCATCACGGGATACAACGAGAGCATCCGCGTATCGATGGAAGCGGGAGACAACGGCACCAAGGAGCTGCTGGAATCGATCCTGCAGGAAGAGGAGGAGCACGTCGACTGGATCGAGGCGCAATTCGACCAGATCAAGCAGATGGGGATACAGATCTACCTCGGCGAGCAGATCAGCTGA